CGACGTGGAGATCGAACGCCAGGCCCTCGAAAGGCAGCTGCGCCCCCTTCATCAGGTGCATGACGCGCTTCAGGTCGTCGCTGACCTTGGGCACCGACGAGTCGGCAAGTGCCGGCGAGAGCAGCTCGCGGACCGCTTTCGGCTCGAGATTGCCGCCCGCCTCGTGCGCGAGCGGCAGATAGCACGCGGTGCCGTCGCGCGCCGACAGCGCGAGCCCGATCATGCGCGCGGTGCGCGGATCGCCCTCGGCGATCGGCAGAATCCCGAGCCCGTGAATCGCGCGCGCGCGGACTTCGTGCAGAGCCGGAAGCCAGGCGGCAGGGTCCACCGCGGTGGCGCCGCCCCACAGATCGAGCGCCGGCTGATGCCAGGTCGCGCTGGCGCTCGCCGGCCTCGCGAACAACGGCGGCGGCAGCGGCGGCGCGGCGCCGGCGGGTTCGAACAGCTCGGCCGCCTCACCGGGGACTTCCGCCGCGGCGGCGCCGGCTTCGGCTCCCTGTCCGCGCGGCGGCTCGGATTTTCCCGGTGGAGCGGGGCCTTTCGATGTCGCGTCCGGCTGGCCGAGCAGTTTCACGCCTTCGGCTTCGGTCTCGGCGGCGGTACCGCGCCGCTCGGCTGGACGCGCCGGCGCGAGGGCGCCGGCAGCGGACTCGTCGACGCCTTCCTCGCGGGCCACGGTTTCGAGCCGTCGGACCTCGAACTGCCTCGCGAAGGCCAGCAGCGGCTCGCGCCGGATCGGCGCGCACCTCAACTGCTCCCAGCTCAAACCGAGATCGAGGTCGTGCCGGACGGTGGCGAGCTCACGCGACAGGAATGCCTGGCCTCGATGCTGCTCGAGCTTCTCGCGAAGCGCAGGGCGCTTCACTTCTCCCAACCTGGAATACAGCGCCTCCAGGGAGCCGAATTGATGCATCAGCTCGACCGCGGTCTTCTCTCCCACTCCCGGCACGCCGGGGATGTTGTCGGTGGTGTCGCCCATCAGCGCAAGCACGTCGCGAATGTGCTCGGGACCCACTCCCCATTTGGCGCGTACGCCCGCGGCATCGAGCTTCACCCAGTCCTCGCCGCGCTGGGCGGGCGCGTAGACCCGCACGTGATCCTCGACCGCCTGGAGCATGTCCTTGTCGCCGGTGACCAGCACCACCTCGAGGCCTTCGCTGGCGCCGCGATGCGCCAGCGTGGCCATCACGTCGTCGGCTTCGGTGCCGGGAATCTCCAGCACCGGAAGCCCCAGCGCCTGCGCCATGTCTTCGATCGGAGTGAGCTGCGAGCGCAGATCGTCGGGCATCGGCTTGCGTGTCGCCTTGTAGTCGGGATAACGCTGATGGCGGAAGGTCGGACCGGGGCCATCCCAGGCCAGCGCCCAGTAATCGGGGCGCTCCTCGCGCCGGATCTTGAGCACCAGATTGGCGACGCCGAAGATCGCCGAGGTGTTCTCGCCGCGCGAGTTGAGCAGCGGCCGGCGCACGAACGCGTAGTAGGACCGATAGGCGAGGCCGAGCGCGTCGAGCACGAACAGGCGGGGCATCGAGCCTCCTAGCGGACGCGGCGCGCCACCAGCAGCTTGCTGGTGGTCGGGCCGTGGCCACCGCCCAGCGCCAATAGCACGCGGTCGGCGGCCCAGAGGAGCGCGGGCAGCCGATTCAGGAAGCGAAACGCACCGAGCTCGCGATTCAACAGGACATGGGTGGGATAGATCGCCTGCGGCTCGAGCCCCTGGCCCTGGAGGATCGCCCGATAGCGCGGGAGTCCGCGCGCGCGCACGTGCTCCGCGCTCTTCCCGGAATCGCTGAAAGTGTCGG
Above is a genomic segment from Candidatus Sulfotelmatobacter sp. containing:
- the polA gene encoding DNA polymerase I, whose translation is MPRLFVLDALGLAYRSYYAFVRRPLLNSRGENTSAIFGVANLVLKIRREERPDYWALAWDGPGPTFRHQRYPDYKATRKPMPDDLRSQLTPIEDMAQALGLPVLEIPGTEADDVMATLAHRGASEGLEVVLVTGDKDMLQAVEDHVRVYAPAQRGEDWVKLDAAGVRAKWGVGPEHIRDVLALMGDTTDNIPGVPGVGEKTAVELMHQFGSLEALYSRLGEVKRPALREKLEQHRGQAFLSRELATVRHDLDLGLSWEQLRCAPIRREPLLAFARQFEVRRLETVAREEGVDESAAGALAPARPAERRGTAAETEAEGVKLLGQPDATSKGPAPPGKSEPPRGQGAEAGAAAAEVPGEAAELFEPAGAAPPLPPPLFARPASASATWHQPALDLWGGATAVDPAAWLPALHEVRARAIHGLGILPIAEGDPRTARMIGLALSARDGTACYLPLAHEAGGNLEPKAVRELLSPALADSSVPKVSDDLKRVMHLMKGAQLPFEGLAFDLHVGSFLLDAVRDHSLEALAHDVLGVTLPDLEPPAARGRPRPSRAAADPAALGESAARHAATLFPLADALRTQLEAREQWGLYARLEHPLIPVLADMERAGVRLDAPVLSEMSGQCAARIAELESALYALAGEPLNLQSGAQVAQVLFEKFKLKPGRRTKTGFSTDEAVLEELAAEHPFPKLLLEYRALTKLRSTYLEALPAAVDPRDGRVHTRFEQTGAATGRLSSSNPNLQNIPMRTEQGRAIRRAFVAPEGGVLIGADYSQIELRVMAHLSGDPNLIEAFQRGGDIHAETARRIFGVTGELDPTLRARAKVVNFGVMYGMGARSLSQQMGIGLEEAQLFIADYFRVYARVREYLDATVEDARRVGYVQTLLGRRRYLPGLASVHGAERSFAERAAINAPIQGSAADLMKLAMIRVHRSLGSRSGARLLLQVHDELLLECPAADGAAVSERVKREMESCYTLRVPLVVSVGMGRSWFDVH